In Actinoplanes lobatus, the DNA window GCCAGCTCACTGGACCGGCGCACCGCGGCGAGACGCTCGTGGTCGCCCTTCTCCTCGAGCCGGGCCTCGACATCCGGCCGCCGGTCGAAGTGGTCCACCATGGCGGTCTTGCCACGGCCGGTGACCAGCAGGACGTCGGTGATGCCGGCGGACGCGGCCTCCTCGACGATGTACTGGAGAACCGGCCGGTCCACCACCGGCAGCAGTTCCTTGGGCACCGCCTTCGTGGCCGGGAGGAAGCGGGTCGCGAGTCCCGCCGCGGGAATCACCGCCTTGACGGCGCGCTTCGTCGTCATTCAGTCACTTCACCTTCACTGGGTTCGTGGCCGGGCATGCCGCGAGACTATCGGCCGTGGCCGTGTCGCGGCGGCTGCGGCCCACCTGTGGTGGCGGTCGCGGCGTCCAGATGCCCCTCCGCCCCGGCCCGGGAAACCCGTTCCGCGAGCCGATAGGTGTCCCGCCCGGCGTGCTTCGCGGCGTACAGCGCCTCGTCGGCGGCGTCCAGCACCTGCTGGGCGGTGCCGCCGTGCTCGGGGAAGACGGCGATCCCGATCGAGACGCTGATCGAGATCCGGTCGTCGAGCCCGGGCCGGCGCGGATCGACCGGCACCGGCCGGTCCCGTACCGCGGCGCCCAGCCGCTCGGCGACGATCACACCGCCGTACGCGTCCGTCTCCGGCAACAGCACCACGAACTCCTCCCCGCCCTGGCGGAACGCCACGTCGACCTCCCGCAGCCCGATCCGGATGCGCCGCGCGAACTCGCCCAGCACCTGATCGCCCGCGGTGTGCCCGTACGTGTCGTTCACCTCCTTGAAGTGGTCCAGGTCGAGGACCAGGACGGTGAGCATCCGGCCGAACCGGCTGGCCCGCTCCACCTCGCGGCGCAGCACCTCACGCAGATAACGGTAGTTCCAGAGGCCGGTCAGCGGATCGGTCAGCGAAAGACGCTGTGCCTCCTCATGGACCCGGACGTTGTGCACGGCCACCCCGGCCTGCCCCGCGAAGGTCCGCAGCGTCCGCAGGTCGGTGTCCTCGAACGCGGGCCCGCCCAGCCGGTCGTAGAGGGCCAGCACCCCCAGCGTGCCCGGCTCCGGATCGGTCTCCGGATCGGCCGGCGGCGCGCAGATCGGCACCGCGAGATACGACTCGCAGACCGGCTCGTCCGGGCTCTGCCCGCCGGTCCCGCGCATCGGCCGGCCGGTCGACGCCACCGTCCCCAGCACGCCGAGGCCCGGCGGCAGGCGGCGCTGCACCAGCTCGGCCGGCGTCAGATCCCACGCGCCGGTCAGCCCGGCGCCGCAGCGGGCCGCCAGCCGCCCGTCCGACGGGTCGGCGAGCAGCAGCAGCCCGGCCCGGGCGCCGGTGGCGGTCATCGCGGTGCGCAGGATCACCGGCAGGATCCGGTCCAGGTCGTGCGTACTGGACAGGGTGTCCCCGAGGATGGCCAGATGACGGCGCAGCTGATCCCGGCTCGCGGTCAGCGCCTGCACGTAGGACTGCAGCTCACGGGTCATCCGGTTGAAGGTCGCGGCGAGCCGGCCCAGCTCGTCCGGGCGCGGGATCGGCACCCGGGTGTCCAGATCACCGTTCGCCACCCGGTCGGCGGCCCAGGCCAGGTCACCGAGCGGACGGGTGGTCGACCGGGCCAGCCAGCGGGCGGCCAGGACCGCCACCGCGGCGGTGACCAGCACGATCAGGAACAGGAACGCGTACCGGAGGGTGGGTTCGCCGGTGGGCACGCTCAGCGTGAGCGGCAACGGCTGGCCGGGCACCGCGGTCAGCTGCCGGGTCGTGCGGGGGCCGGGATCCGGCGCCGGCACGCCGATCGCCACAGCCACCCCGGCGGCATCAGCGAGCCGCTCCATCAGGGCGGGATCGACGCCCTGGGCGGCGACCACGGTCACTTCGTCGGCGTACGCGTAAGCCGCGAACGCCGTGGCCGTCCCCCCGGGCACCGGGTCGGCACAGCTGAGCGGCCCGGTCGTCCCGTTCCCGCTGTGGGCCGCCGCACGCCCCAGCAACGGCTGATTCGGAACGGTCACGTCCACCGTCGTGGCCAACCCGCGGGCGACCAGCTGATCGGCGACGGCGACCCGGTTCTCGGCCGGAACCACCGCCACCGCGTCGGCTGCGGCCTGCAACTGGCGGCAGAGAGCACCCACGGCGGCGCTCACGGTGGTGGCCGCGTGGTCCAGGCGTTCGGTGGTCCGATCACGGTTGACGGCACTCACGGTCAGTGCGACGAAAATCGCCCCGAGCAGGACCGGACCGAGCACGACGACCAGGAATGCACTGGTCAGCCGGCCTCGAAGTGTCACACATCCTCCCGGGAGCGACCTTCTCTTCCAGCGATGCTGACATAGTGTGCACCGTTTGCCGCATTTCAAAAGGGGGTGTTGCATGTCGGATTTAACCGGTGATGCGGAAAAATCACTGCAAATCAAGATCGCGCTGCGCGCACAGCTCCTCACGGTCCGTCGATCACTCTCGGACAAGGCGCTCGCTGCCGCGGCGGCCAAACTTCAAGATCAAACCCTTGCTCTGGTACGGGCGGAGCACCCGATCACGATCGCCGCCTATGTCCCGATCGGCTCCGAACCCGGGGGCCTCGATCTCCCGTACCGCCTGGCCGGGGCACTCCCCGCCGGTGGCCGCCTGCTGCTGCCGGTCCTGCTCCCCGACAACGACCTGGACTGGGCCGAATTCACCGGCGACCTGGCCCCCGCCGCCCGGGGCCTACGGGAGCCCACCGGCCCCCGACTGGGCCCGGCCGCCCTGCGCGCCGCCGACCTCGTCCTGGTCCCCGCCCTGGCCGTAGCCCTGGACGGCACCCGCATGGGCCGCGGCGGCGGCTCCTACGACCGAGCCCTGTCCCACCTGGACGCCTCCCACCACGGCGTGGCCATGCCCCGCTCCGGCCCACGGATCGTGGCGCTCCTCCACGACGGCGAGGACGTCGACACCGTTCCCGCCGAGCCGCACGACCGCCGCGTCCACGCCGTGATCACCCCGACCGGCGGCCTCTCCGTCCGCCCGGCCCCGAACCACCGGGTGTGACCAGCCCCACTTCGACCCGCGTGAGCGGCCGCATACACCCGCCCGCTTCTCCCTCAGGCCGGGCCCGGAGTGGACGAACTGACCTCCGATGCCGCAACATTGGCACTCGGAGTTGGCGAGTGCCAAGAGCCGATCGATCCGGAGGAGCCGTGCCTACCTACCAGTACTCCTGCACCGAGTGCGGTGAGCAGCTCGAAGCCGTGCAATCCTTCTCCGACCCGGCACTCACCGAGTGCCCGAACTGCCACGGCAAACTCCGCAAGGTGTTCAACTCGGTCGGTATCGTCTTCAAGGGTTCGGGCTTCTACCGCAACGACTCCCGCTCAGGCAGCGTGAGCGCCGAGAAGCCGGGCGGCGGCGACGCCCCCGCCAAGAAGCCGGAGACCTCGAGCAGCACCTCGACCTCCACCTCGACGACGTCGCCCCCTTCGACCTCCTCCTCCACCAGCGGCAGCTCGACCTCCTCGTCGAGCAGCGGTGGGGCAAAGGCCGCGGCCGCTTCCTGAGCGCACCGCCACCACCCTGACGCGAAGCGCCGAGCCGGCAACCGGCTCGGCGCTTCGCTGTTCCCACCCCGAACCCGGCTCGGCGCTGCTCTGTCTCACCCCGAACCCGGCTCGGCGCTTCGCTGTTCTCACCCGAACCCGGCCACCGCCTCGATGCGCCGCTGGTTCCCCTCGCCGTAGCAGGTTTCCTGGCGAGGCGGGGGTTTTCCACATTCGCCCGTCCTCCACAGGCGCCCGCACGGCACCGGGCCACCCGTGCCTAACGTCGATGCGGTCGCTCTTCCGGCGGCCCGATGTCGACGCGGCCGTTCCCACGACAGCTCGACAGGGTGCGGCGAATCCCTGGAGGCCCTCATGCCCCGCGCGGCTCCGGCACGGTCCGGCGAGCGCCTCGATCCCGTGCGATGGCGCCGGCCGAGCCGAGGCATGTTGCTCCGGCTGGCCACGGCCACGGTGCTGTTGATCACAGCGGCCGCGGTCCTGTGGATCGAGCCGTCCGGCTGCGTGCCGACGGCGGCGACGCCACGGTCGTCTTCGTCCGCGACCGGCGAACCGTCGGCGACGGCTTCCGGGCAGTCCGCCGCCCGGCCGATCCCACCGGGCAGTGTCGGAGTGCCGGTCCGCCTGGCCGACCCGACAGCCCTGACCGTGGTCCGCCCCGGTAACCGGGTGGACCTGCTGAGAATCGACGGCGACCGGGACCGGCCCACTCCGGTGGCGAGTTCGGCCCTGGTCCTCGATGTGACCGGAGCCGACGACCCGGTGACCGGCGGTCTACTTCTGGCCCTCACCCCTGACGAGGCAGACCGCGCGGTAAACACTCCGGCCCGGGGTTTCGCCATCCTGATCCGCCCCGGCTGATCCGCCGAGACGCCCCGGGAGACCGGGCCGGGCGGTCAGTCCCAGTGGGGCGGGCGGTCCTCGAGCAGGCGGTCATCGTTGGAGTGGCTGCGCTCACCCCAACCGCGCTCGGTGTCATCACGGGTCTGGTCGGGCAACACCGGTGCCTCTTCGGATTCGAAGTCGACCTCGCGCTCGGCGTCGTTGTCCCGCTCCGGCTCGTCCAGGATGTCCACGACTACGAGGGTAAGCCGCGAGCGTTGCGGCCGTCGTCCCCCTCCGGCTGTACCGTCGGTGAACGTGAGTTCCCCCACGCGCCCTCCGGACGACGACGCCTACTGGCAGCGGCCAGACCCGTCCACCGATCCACTGGACCGGCCCGAGCCGGCACCCGAACCGGAGACGCCGCCGTACCCGGGCCCGCCCCGAGCCGAGCCGCCCCCCGCCGACTGGCGCCCGCCGACGATCGCCCACCCGCCGCCGCCGCGCACCCTGCCCCCGCAGGACATGGACGCGCTGGACGAGGCGGAGGGCTCCGCCCGCACCGTCACCTACGGCGTGGGCCTGGTCGTCGGCGCGATCGCCCTGGTCGTCATCTGCCTGCTCTGCGCCCGGGTCGTGCTCTGACCGCTCGCGAAACCCGCCACCCGCGCGCTCGGGAGGTCGGTGCCGGGTCAGTAGGTGCCCCAGACGGCCGTGGCTCCGGAGTCTCCGGTCTGGTAGAGGTAGTAGCCGCTCAGGGCCGCCAGCACCACCAGGACCACGGCAAAGCCGATGTCGGCGGCCTTCGGCAGGGCACGGGGGTCACGGAAGGTGAGGGCGACCAGGACCAGGGTGACCACGCCGAGGCCGAGGGTGAGCCAGAAGGTGAGCGTCCCGTTCGCCATGTGGCCGTCGAGGATCTCCTTGCCGGCCGGGGAGACCCGCTCCTTGCTGAGCAGCCGGTCGTAGAACTCGGAACCGGAGAGCATGGTGATCAGGGCGGCGAGCGGCGCCGTGACGGCCAGCAGGCCCACGGCCCAGCCGATCCGGGAGCGCAATGGCGTGGCGAGGGCGTAGACGATCGCGCCGAGAGCCAGCAGGGGCACGAAGATGACGGCGGCGTGGAGCACGAGGACATGTACCGGCAAGCCATTGACCTGGTCTAACACCAATTCCTCCTCGATCCGGGGTGTGGCTAGCTTAGGAGTTGCGTGACGCCGCAAACATCCCCTGGCGGCGATTGCCAGCGAAGCGTGACCGAACCACGCCCTACTCCCTCGACGATCTCAGTGTGATCACCGCCTGTTGGTGAATCCGCGTACCCGTGTTGTCATGGACGGATGTCCACAGGTGCGGAACTCCTGCGTGCGCACGGGTTGCGTGTCACCCGCCCCCGGCTGGCCGTGCTGGACATCCTCACCGACGGCGGCCACCTCGAGGTCGACGAGATCGCCCAGCAGGTTCGCGCCCGGCTGGACTCGGTCTCCACCCAGGCCGTCTACGACGTGCTGGGTGCCCTGTCCCGGGCCGGCCTGGCGCGCCGGATCGAGCCGGCCGGCAGCCCCGCCCGCTACGAGGCCCGGGCCGGCGACAACCATCATCACATCGTCTGCCGGGGTTGCGGCGCGATCGCCGACGTCGACTGTTCCGTCGGCCGCCGCCCATGCCTGACGCCCAGTGAGACCCACGGCTTCGACCTGGACGAAGCCGAGATCACCTTCTGGGGCCTGTGCCCCGCCTGCCAGACCCGCCGCCAAGCCGACCGATCCGACCTCGCCTGAGCCCAGCCGCACCCAAGCCCGGCCGCGTCCAAGCCCGACCGCGCTTGAGGCCGTGCCGTAACAGATCGACGGCGGCGGGGGCCGGGGAAAGCCGCGACGCCATGGCAGGCTGAAGGGCATGACGGGAGACGTCGGGCTGTTCGGACCGGACTCGGTCACCTGGAAACTGCACCGCGAACCCATCCTGATGCTCGGCGGCCTGCGCTCGCTCTATCTCCAGGCGCTGCATCCGCGAGCGGTGGCCGGTGTGGCGCAGAATTCCGGCTATCGGGCCGACCCGTGGGGTCGCCTCATGCGCACCTCGGACTATGTCGGGACGGTCATCTACGGCACGACCGACGAGGTGCGGCAGGCGGCGAGCCGGCTCCGGCGGCTGCACGCCCGGATGTCGGCGACCGATCCGCGGACCGGGGAGCGCTTCCGGATCGACGAGCCGGACCTCCTGCGCTGGGTGCACGTGGCCGAGGTGGAGTCGTTCCTGACCACCGCCGTGCGTGCCGGGGTGGACCTCACTCCGGAGGAGATCGACGGCTACTACACCGAGCAGCTGCGCTCCGCCGAGCTGGTGGGCCTCGACCCGGCGACCGTCCCGGCGACCGCGGCCGAGGTGGCGGCCTACTTCACGGCGATGCGCCCGGAGCTCGGCCTGACCAGGGACGGCGCGGAGGCCGCCGTCTTCCTCACCGTGCCACCGATCCCCGGCCACTGGGGTGGGTTGCCGTTCCGGCTCGGCCTGACGCTGGGCCCGGCCCGGTGGGCCTACTTCGGCATCGCCGGGACGGCGCTCGGCCTCCTGCCCGCCTGGGCCCGCAAGATGTACGGCGGCCTCGGCTGGCCCACCACCGACATGGCCGCCGCCCTCTCGGTCCGCGGTCTGCGCGCCCTGATCGCCGGCGTCCTGGCCACCCTGCCCGAGCAGTACCGCACGGCCCCACTGCGCCGAGCCGCCATGGAACGAGCCGGCCTGACCTGACCCCACCAGACGATCAACCAGCCAGGCGGGGCCGGGCAGGCTGAAGGTGGCCTAGGTGGTCAGGTGCTCGACCGCTGTCCACGGCTCCTTGGCCACGGCCTCGGCCCCGGCCGGGCACACCTTGCGGAAGTCGCACCACCCGCACAGCGACCCCGGATTGACCGGGAACTGCTCGTCCGGGTCAGCACCCGCCGCCACCGCCTTCTCGGCCGCCATGATGTCGAGGGCGGTCTCCTCGGCCCGGCGCACCTGCCGGGCCAGTGACTCCTCGGTGTGCTCGTGGACGGCCACCGTGCCGGTGGGCAGGTGGTGCAGCTCGACGCGGCGGCACGGACGCCGGAAGACCCGCTCGGCGGCGTACGCGTACAGCGCGAGCGCCTGCGAGCCCCGGGCGTCGTCGGAGCTGAGCCCGGACCGCCCGGTCTTGTAGTCGACGATGACCGCCTCGGGCCCCCGGGAGTCGATGCGGTCGGCCCGCCCGTTCAGGGCCAGCACCGAGGTCTTGGTGGCGACCACCCGCTCGACACCGAGTGGCTCCTCCTCCGGGTCGAGGGTCGCCACATAGCTCTCCAGCCAGTCGAGCGCCCGGCGGTAGACGACCCGCTCCTGCTCGACGTCGCGATAGCCTTCCCGCACCCAGGTGGCTTTGAGCAGGGTGGGCAGCGCCTCGGGCTCGCGCCGCTCGGGGGCGAGGGCGAACCAGTTCTTCAGCGCCGTGTGCACGCTGGCGCCGAGGGAGTTGTGCGCCCACGGCGGGCCTTTGGGCGGGCTGGGCCGGTCGACGTAGGAATACCGATACCGGCGTGGGCAGTCGGCATAGGCCCCGAGCTTGCTCGGCGTGCAGACGAAGAGCCGCTCGGGCATGCCGGCGAAGCCGAGCTGCTCGGGGACCGCTGACCTGGTGGCACGTGATCGGGTGGGGGGCACGGAACAATCCTGCCAGCACTCCCGGCAAAACTCAGACCATGCCCGCGTGGGACTGCACGAAGGCGAACACCGCGTCGGCGATCAGCTGTACGGCGATGGCGGCCAGCAGGAGGCCGGCGATGCGGGTGAGCACCTCGATGCCGGCCGGGCGCAGCAGCCGGACGATCAGCCCGGAGAACCGCAGGACCAGCCACACGCAGGCCATCACGGCCAGGATGGCGGCGGCCAGGAGGAGGTATTCGTCGGTGCTCTCGGCACGCTGTACGAACAGCATGGTGGCGACGATGGCGCCGGGCCCGGCGAGCAGTGGGGTGCCGATCGGCACGAGTGCGACGTTGCTGGTGCCGGCCTGTTCGGCGGGCTCGTCGGTCTTGCCGGTGAGCAGTTGCAGCGCGACCAGCACGAGCAGCAGGCCACCGGCCGCCTGTAGGGCCGGGAGCTCCACGTGCAGGTAGTCGAGGAGGGTCTGTCCGGCGACCGCGAACCCGATGATCACGCCGAGGGCGAGCAGCACGGCCTGGGTGCCGGCCCGGTTCCGGGCTTTCGCCTGCATGGCGCCGGTGAGCGCGAGGAAGACCGGGACCATGCCGGGCGGGTCGACGATCACCAGGAGCGTCACGAAGAACTCGCCGAACAGCTTGACATTCACCCGATCAAGGTAGGTGCCGGGATGCTCCGGCGCTGGCCGGTGCGTCGAGTGTCACCCCAGGACCGGTACTCCGGCCGCCGCCGAGACGATCTTCTCGTACGCCTCGGGGTCGGTTTTGAACGCTCCCAACTGGACCGGCTTGTGCGTACCGTGAAAGTCGGATGATCCGGTGACGACCAGGCCGAGCCGGTCGGCGAGGGCCCGCACCTGGGCCCGCTCGGCGGGCGTGTGGTCCTCGTGATCGGCCTCCAGGCCGAAGAGACCGGCCCGGGCCAGCTCGACGATCAGCTCGTCGGGCACCACCCGCCCGCGCTTGCTCGCCCGCGGATGAGCGAAGACGGCCACCCCACCAGCCTCACGCACCGACCGCACCGCTTCGAAAACGTCAAGATCAGACTTTGGTACGAAGTACCGCGCGCCCAGCCACGCGGAGGCGAACGCCTCGGTGGTGGTCCGCACGAGACCGGCTCTGATCAGCGCCTGGGCGATGTGCGGCCGCCCGACCGAACCGCCGGCCGCGTATCCGCTCACCTCGTCCCACGAGATCGGCACACCGTCCGCCCGCAGTTTTCCGACGATCTTCTCGGCCCGCTGTTCCCGGTCCTCGCGGAGCCGGGCCAGTTCGCCGGCGAGGACCGGCTCGGCCGGGTCGAACAGGTAGGCGAGCAGGTGCAACGGGATGGCCGGCTCGGCTCCGTGCCAGCGGCAGGAGAGTTCGGCGCCCCGCATCAGGCGCAGGCCGGCGGGGCGGGCGGCGGCGGCCTCGTCCCAGCCGCCGGTGGTGTCGTGGTCGGTGATCGCCATGACCTCCAGCCCGGCGGCGGCTCCGGCCCGGACCAACTCGGCCGGGGTGAACGTGCCGTCGCTGGCGGTCGAATGACAGTGCAGGTCGATTCCGGTCACCGCTGCCACGCTACCGCCGACCGGCCGCTCAGGCGTCCTCTCCCTCGTCGTCCTTGCCGAGGCGGGCCTCCACGGCCTGCGGCTCGTACATCTCCTCGACCACCCGCAGGTACAGCTCGTTGGGGTTGGGCAGGTGCTTGACCTCGCGCAACGCCTGGTCCTGGCCGGCCGACTCGAGGACGAAGGTGCCGTAGCTGAGCATGCGCCCGAGAGCCGACTGTTCGTACTTCATGTCGGTCACCCGCAGGAGGGGCATCATCGCCACCTTCCGGGTGACGATGCCGTTGACCACCATCACCCGCTTGTTGGTGAGGATGAACCTGTCGAAATACCAGTCGAAGACCTTCCAGGCCACCCAGCTGATCACGCCGAGCCAGACCAGCACGGCGACGGTGACCAGACCGTCGAGGTCCTCCTGGCGGGTCAGGAAGCCGGCCAGGTAGCCGAGGGCGAGCGTGGCGGCCGCACCGATGCCGAGCGGCTTGGAGAGGTGGATCCAGTGTCGTTTCCACTCGCCGCGGTACCGCTCGGTGGGGAACAGGTAGCGCGCGACCAATGTGGTCGGTTCATCCTCCAGGGGGAGGAAGCGGCGCGGTCCGCCACCACGGTCGAGCCCTTCCAGCTCCTCGGCGGTGAAGCTGGGCGCCTCGTACTCCTCCGGCTCGTCGTAGACGTCGGAGGGTGAGCGGCGGCGCCCGTACGCCGGGTCGTCCTCGTAGAGGTCGCCCTCGGCGTAGTCGGAGTCGTCGTCGAAGGCCGGGTCGCGGTACCCGTAGCTCTCATCGTCATCCCGAGGGCGACGCGCGCCCTCGCCTCGCGGGTCGCGCGGCTCACCAGGATCCATGGAGAGATGCTATGCGACGAGGTCCGTGAAGAAAGTGCCGAAACCACGCGCGATGTCCGCGATCGTGCCTCCGAGTGACTCGAACACCGCCGCGGCCGAACTCGGGTTGAAGGCGATGAAGAAGATCAAGAATGCAATACCAAGCCAGGTGAGGACCTTCTTGACCATGGGGGCCTTCTCCTCCGGTGCGGGGTACGTTCTGCGCCGCGGCAGTACTGACGGTATCAGCTTCGTCGCTTCGTGTGAACAAAGTGGCCAGAAAGTCGATTGCCATAGCCGCAGGTCACACCTAAGAGTCAGGCACGACCGTGCAGGTACGGCGACGGCGCTCCGAACACGAGCTCGGACGGCACTCCCTCGGAGAGGTCGTGCAGGACGACATGCTCCGCGAGTAGATAGCCCGCGCTCGCGGGCCACGCTACCGCATAGAGCCACATTCCTTTGGCCTCACTCACGTAAGCGCTTCGATCTTCGGGTGACTTGACACACCACAGTGGAGTGGGATGCCCGGCCGCCTTGATCTTCGCATGTGGACCGGCGTGTCCACCCCGGTCGGCCAGCGCCTCGGAGAGCAGGTGACCCGGGTCGAGACCGGGTATGCCGGCGAACCTGGTGCCCAGACCGACACCGGGCTGCTCGGCGATCAGGGCGAGGTCCGCGGGCCCACCGCCGAGCGGCTCGGGACCGCTGCAGGTGAGCACGGTCGCCCGCACTCCGAAGCGCTCGTCGCCGGACCAGCCCACGCCGGTGACCATCCACCCGGAGGGCAGCGGCCAGGGACACCAGAGCGGAATCCGCTCGGCGCTCGTCGCCGACTCCCGCAGCACCGTTCCGACGATCTCCGCACTGATGTGCTCGGCCACATGGAACGGCGGAACGTCGCCACAGTTGTCGCACCGCCAGTTGCTGTGCATCAGGTCCGGCTTCCGAACCTGTGCACCACATCTGGGGCAACTCACCGTGACACCCACACTCCATACCGTGCTGCCCGGGGAAGCCCCCGTCAAGCGAATCGGCAGAAGACGGGCTGATCCGGGTCAGGCCGGAGGCGGGCCGGCGTGCGCCCGGATCCACGCGTGCATGGCGATGCCGCTGGCCACGCCGGCGTTGATCGAGCGGGTCGAGCCGTACTGGGCGATCGAGAAGAGCTGCGTGCACGCCGCCCGCGCCGGCTCGGACAGCCCGGGACCCTCCTGACCGAAGAGCAGGACGCAGCGGCGCGGCAGGGTGACCGTCTCCATCGGCCGCGAGCCGGGCAGGTTGTCGATGCCGATCACCGGCAGGTTCTCGCCCGCCGCCCACGCCACGAAGTCCTCGATCGCCGGGTGATGCCGGACGTGCTGGTAGCGGTCGGTCACCATGGCGCCCCGCCGGTTCCACCGGCGCTGCCCGACGATGTGGACCTCGGCGGCCAGGAACGCGTTGGCGTTGCGCACCACGGTGCCGATGTTGAAGTCGTGCTGCCAGTTCTCGATCGCGACATGGAAGTCGTGGCGCCGGGTGTCCAGGTCCGCGACCACGGCCTCCCGGCTCCAGTACCGGTACCGGTCCACCACGTTGCGGCGGTCGCCCTGCTCGAGCAACTCCGGATCCCAGTGCTCACCGGCCGGCCGCTCACCCGCCCAGGGACCGACTCCGACCTCGGTGGATATGTCCTCGCCCGCCGTCATGGGGCGATAGGCTACCGATTCCGCCGGGGGCGACTCACCCGGCAGGAGACGCAATGAGCGGCGGGGCCCTCCCCGGCACCCGCCGCCCACGCTCTGTTGGAAAAGAGTTTGCCTTACCGTCCGTATCCATGTGAAGGACTTTCAAATGTGAGCCAGCTCACATTTAAGTAACTTAACAGTTAATGCCCCGCCATGGCACCGCTCCCACAGGGCCTCCACAGGCAGGACAAACCACCCATCAAGCCTTGATCAGGTACGGAAACGTCAACACAATCGTGTCAGCAAACAGACACCGAGCGCCTACTTTCGGTTACGATAGGGCGCCCATGGTCGTTTGACGGTCCGGAACCCGAGGGTGCCGTACGCCACGTATGGCGGCGCACAACACGGGAATGACGGATGGGTGCCAGGAGTTCCACCCGACGAAAGCGATTTCCCGCAGACGGAGGCATCATGGCGACGGTTGCGCTGACCGCAGCGAACTTCGACGAGGTCACCAGCCAGGACGGCATCGTCCTGGTCGACTTCTGGGCCAGCTGGTGCGGGCCCTGCGTAAG includes these proteins:
- a CDS encoding PH domain-containing protein; this encodes MDPGEPRDPRGEGARRPRDDDESYGYRDPAFDDDSDYAEGDLYEDDPAYGRRRSPSDVYDEPEEYEAPSFTAEELEGLDRGGGPRRFLPLEDEPTTLVARYLFPTERYRGEWKRHWIHLSKPLGIGAAATLALGYLAGFLTRQEDLDGLVTVAVLVWLGVISWVAWKVFDWYFDRFILTNKRVMVVNGIVTRKVAMMPLLRVTDMKYEQSALGRMLSYGTFVLESAGQDQALREVKHLPNPNELYLRVVEEMYEPQAVEARLGKDDEGEDA
- a CDS encoding MarC family protein, producing the protein MNVKLFGEFFVTLLVIVDPPGMVPVFLALTGAMQAKARNRAGTQAVLLALGVIIGFAVAGQTLLDYLHVELPALQAAGGLLLVLVALQLLTGKTDEPAEQAGTSNVALVPIGTPLLAGPGAIVATMLFVQRAESTDEYLLLAAAILAVMACVWLVLRFSGLIVRLLRPAGIEVLTRIAGLLLAAIAVQLIADAVFAFVQSHAGMV
- a CDS encoding oxygenase MpaB family protein, which produces MTGDVGLFGPDSVTWKLHREPILMLGGLRSLYLQALHPRAVAGVAQNSGYRADPWGRLMRTSDYVGTVIYGTTDEVRQAASRLRRLHARMSATDPRTGERFRIDEPDLLRWVHVAEVESFLTTAVRAGVDLTPEEIDGYYTEQLRSAELVGLDPATVPATAAEVAAYFTAMRPELGLTRDGAEAAVFLTVPPIPGHWGGLPFRLGLTLGPARWAYFGIAGTALGLLPAWARKMYGGLGWPTTDMAAALSVRGLRALIAGVLATLPEQYRTAPLRRAAMERAGLT
- a CDS encoding FmdB family zinc ribbon protein; its protein translation is MPTYQYSCTECGEQLEAVQSFSDPALTECPNCHGKLRKVFNSVGIVFKGSGFYRNDSRSGSVSAEKPGGGDAPAKKPETSSSTSTSTSTTSPPSTSSSTSGSSTSSSSSGGAKAAAAS
- a CDS encoding 5-formyltetrahydrofolate cyclo-ligase; the encoded protein is MSDLTGDAEKSLQIKIALRAQLLTVRRSLSDKALAAAAAKLQDQTLALVRAEHPITIAAYVPIGSEPGGLDLPYRLAGALPAGGRLLLPVLLPDNDLDWAEFTGDLAPAARGLREPTGPRLGPAALRAADLVLVPALAVALDGTRMGRGGGSYDRALSHLDASHHGVAMPRSGPRIVALLHDGEDVDTVPAEPHDRRVHAVITPTGGLSVRPAPNHRV
- a CDS encoding translation initiation factor 2, with protein sequence MSSPTRPPDDDAYWQRPDPSTDPLDRPEPAPEPETPPYPGPPRAEPPPADWRPPTIAHPPPPRTLPPQDMDALDEAEGSARTVTYGVGLVVGAIALVVICLLCARVVL
- a CDS encoding RecB family exonuclease is translated as MPERLFVCTPSKLGAYADCPRRYRYSYVDRPSPPKGPPWAHNSLGASVHTALKNWFALAPERREPEALPTLLKATWVREGYRDVEQERVVYRRALDWLESYVATLDPEEEPLGVERVVATKTSVLALNGRADRIDSRGPEAVIVDYKTGRSGLSSDDARGSQALALYAYAAERVFRRPCRRVELHHLPTGTVAVHEHTEESLARQVRRAEETALDIMAAEKAVAAGADPDEQFPVNPGSLCGWCDFRKVCPAGAEAVAKEPWTAVEHLTT
- a CDS encoding PHP domain-containing protein translates to MTGIDLHCHSTASDGTFTPAELVRAGAAAGLEVMAITDHDTTGGWDEAAAARPAGLRLMRGAELSCRWHGAEPAIPLHLLAYLFDPAEPVLAGELARLREDREQRAEKIVGKLRADGVPISWDEVSGYAAGGSVGRPHIAQALIRAGLVRTTTEAFASAWLGARYFVPKSDLDVFEAVRSVREAGGVAVFAHPRASKRGRVVPDELIVELARAGLFGLEADHEDHTPAERAQVRALADRLGLVVTGSSDFHGTHKPVQLGAFKTDPEAYEKIVSAAAGVPVLG
- a CDS encoding GGDEF domain-containing protein; the encoded protein is MTLRGRLTSAFLVVVLGPVLLGAIFVALTVSAVNRDRTTERLDHAATTVSAAVGALCRQLQAAADAVAVVPAENRVAVADQLVARGLATTVDVTVPNQPLLGRAAAHSGNGTTGPLSCADPVPGGTATAFAAYAYADEVTVVAAQGVDPALMERLADAAGVAVAIGVPAPDPGPRTTRQLTAVPGQPLPLTLSVPTGEPTLRYAFLFLIVLVTAAVAVLAARWLARSTTRPLGDLAWAADRVANGDLDTRVPIPRPDELGRLAATFNRMTRELQSYVQALTASRDQLRRHLAILGDTLSSTHDLDRILPVILRTAMTATGARAGLLLLADPSDGRLAARCGAGLTGAWDLTPAELVQRRLPPGLGVLGTVASTGRPMRGTGGQSPDEPVCESYLAVPICAPPADPETDPEPGTLGVLALYDRLGGPAFEDTDLRTLRTFAGQAGVAVHNVRVHEEAQRLSLTDPLTGLWNYRYLREVLRREVERASRFGRMLTVLVLDLDHFKEVNDTYGHTAGDQVLGEFARRIRIGLREVDVAFRQGGEEFVVLLPETDAYGGVIVAERLGAAVRDRPVPVDPRRPGLDDRISISVSIGIAVFPEHGGTAQQVLDAADEALYAAKHAGRDTYRLAERVSRAGAEGHLDAATATTGGPQPPRHGHGR
- a CDS encoding Fur family transcriptional regulator, which gives rise to MSTGAELLRAHGLRVTRPRLAVLDILTDGGHLEVDEIAQQVRARLDSVSTQAVYDVLGALSRAGLARRIEPAGSPARYEARAGDNHHHIVCRGCGAIADVDCSVGRRPCLTPSETHGFDLDEAEITFWGLCPACQTRRQADRSDLA
- a CDS encoding DUF2231 domain-containing protein; protein product: MPVHVLVLHAAVIFVPLLALGAIVYALATPLRSRIGWAVGLLAVTAPLAALITMLSGSEFYDRLLSKERVSPAGKEILDGHMANGTLTFWLTLGLGVVTLVLVALTFRDPRALPKAADIGFAVVLVVLAALSGYYLYQTGDSGATAVWGTY